One stretch of Eupeodes corollae chromosome 2, idEupCoro1.1, whole genome shotgun sequence DNA includes these proteins:
- the LOC129945512 gene encoding uncharacterized protein LOC129945512, which yields MLHLYSCNKQFFQEYYMHKRGHGLNPTGKLHDKAVNARIKLKSFKRKLVSENKDHDTTEIDPELNEADIPYNSEIEETIAWLKHNNEPWSEVQKRWKKVARQRHRDIQNNSLNIFSEWPLFKHSLGHTLVEIDYEILKPNNRSQLFQLWPSFTARIVPLLQQKLKDKASLAFLKNFENIDANSRDFFILSSIHVLLKPPIISVGKNESKKSKWKPSIKDAQDSCFLYCSSILDYTVKVENLRQKYHTKGLTLQPIIIVIGKEKKELEYFYSYYDDVLYKFSTLLKCLDSTFKLFHVLNFNYPKEGKQLYLFLESFFYNFACQPNANINSLTCSLRQ from the exons atgCTCCATTTATATAGCtgtaataaacaattttttcaggaATACTATATGCACAAAAGAGGTCACGGCCTTAATCCCACCGGTAAACTTCATGATAAGGCAGTTAACGCTAGAATCAAACTGAAAAGTTTCAAAAGGAAACTCGTGAGTGAGAACAAGGATCATG acACAACAGAAATTGATCCCGAGTTAAATGAAGCGGATATTCCCTATAACTCTGAAATTGAAGAAACTATTGCTTGGCTCAAACACAACAATGAACCATGGTCGGAAGTTCAAAAAAGATGGAAGAAAGTAGCGAGGCAAAGACATCgagatattcaaaataattcctTAAATATCTTCTCAGAGTGGCCACTCTTCAAACATTCTCTTGGACATACACTT gttGAAATTGACTATGAAATTTTGAAACCCAACAATCGATCGCAACTATTTCAGCTCTGGCCTTCATTTACTGCAAGGATTGTTCCACttttacaacaaaaactaaAGGATAAAGCATCGTTggcatttttaaagaattttgaaaatattgatgcaa ATTCTCGTGATTTTTTTATTCTCTCTTCAATCCATGTCCTTTTAAAACCACCAATAATATCTGTTGGAAAAAATGAATCAAAGAAATCAAAATGGAAACCATCAATTAAGGATGCCCAGGACTCCTGTTTTTTATATTGCTCTTCGATTCTTGATTATACGGTCAAAGTAGAAAATTTACGCCAAAAATACCACACGAAGGGACTAACATTGCAACCGATCATTATAGTAAtaggtaaagaaaaaaaagaacttgaatatttttacAGTTACTATGATGACGTTTTGTACAAATTTTCTACATTGCTTAAATGCTTAGATTcaacatttaaactttttcatgtattaaattttaattatccGAAAGAGGGTAAgcaattgtatttatttcttgaaagctttttttacaattttgcttGCCAACCAAATGCTAATATAAATAGCCTTACATGTAGTTTGCGtcagtaa